DNA from Agathobaculum sp. NTUH-O15-33:
GTTCGCCGTACCTCCGGTAGCCGGTCTCGCGTACGGCGCCGGGCTTTAGCAGCCCGATCCTGTCGTAATAGCGCAGCGTGCGGGTGGTGATGCCCGCGAGCTTCGCCAATTCTCCGATCGAGTATTCCATTTGCTCTCGCCTCCTCATGAGGTCAGTATAATGGTTGACGCAGCGTCAAAGTCAACGCTTTTTGAAAATCTTTTTTCGCGCCGTTTCCAGCTTTTTGGTATGACGGCGCCACGGGAGGCCCACACTATGATCTATACGGTCACGCTTAACCCTTCGATTGATTATATTGCCCATGTCGACCGGCTGAATCCCGGCGCGCTCACCCGTACAAACGGCGAAGCGATCTATCCGGGCGGCAAGGGGGTCAATGTGGCGCTGGTGCTTTCACGGCTCGGCCTTCCCGTGCGCGCGCTCTGCCTGACCGCGGGCGAGACCGGCGCCATGTTCGAGCGACTGCTCGCCCCCACCGGACTGCCCTGCCGCTTCTTCCGTTTAACGGACGGCATGACCCGCATCAACGTGAAGATCAAGGGCGAAAAGGAAAGCGAGCTCAACGGCACCGGCCCCCGGCTTTCCGCCGAAGCGCTGGGGGCGCTGGAACGCGAGCTTTGGCGGCTGGAGGCGGGCGATTGGCTCGTCCTTTCCGGCGCGCTTCCGGCGGGCGCGCCGACCGATCTGTACGCGCGTTTCGCCGCGCTGGCCAAAAGCCGCGGCGCGCGCGTGGCGGTCGACACGGCGGGCGCGCCGCTGACCAGCGCCCTTCCGGCGCAGCCCGACCTGATCAAGCCCAATTTGGCCGAACTGACCGAGCTGACCCGCAGCGCCGCGCAGACCCTTTTGGATGTCGCCGCGAGCGCCGCCGCCCTGCAAAGCGCGGGCGCGCAGACCGTTATGGTCTCTCTGGGCGGCAAGGGCGCGGTGCTGCTGGACGGCGCGGACGAAGCGCTGCGCCTGCCCGCGCCCACGGGCACGGTGCTCAACACGGTCGGCGCGGGCGATTCCATGGTCGCGGGTTATCTCAGCGGCCTTGCCTGCGGCCAAAACGGTCGCGAAGCGTTTCGCCTTGCCGTCGCGGCGGGCAGCGCCGCCGCCTTTTGCGATTGGCTGCCCGATCGCCACGTGATTGACGCGGTGTGCGCGCGCACCGCCCGGCCGCGCCCTATCCGCTTATGACCATCTTACCACAGAACCCATAGAAAAAGAGGTATTTCCCTATGAGTATTGCCACCCGTGTGTGGATCACCGGCGCGAGCGGCCGCCTTGGCTCGGCGCTCAGCCGCCTGTTCGGCGGTACGGCCGCGTATAAGCTGCTGACCA
Protein-coding regions in this window:
- the pfkB gene encoding 1-phosphofructokinase; this encodes MIYTVTLNPSIDYIAHVDRLNPGALTRTNGEAIYPGGKGVNVALVLSRLGLPVRALCLTAGETGAMFERLLAPTGLPCRFFRLTDGMTRINVKIKGEKESELNGTGPRLSAEALGALERELWRLEAGDWLVLSGALPAGAPTDLYARFAALAKSRGARVAVDTAGAPLTSALPAQPDLIKPNLAELTELTRSAAQTLLDVAASAAALQSAGAQTVMVSLGGKGAVLLDGADEALRLPAPTGTVLNTVGAGDSMVAGYLSGLACGQNGREAFRLAVAAGSAAAFCDWLPDRHVIDAVCARTARPRPIRL